In Agromyces sp. Leaf222, the genomic window CCGAGATCCACCTCGACACGCAGCTGCAGAGCGCGGTCGACGGCGTCATCGAGCTCTCGACCGGTGAGAGCTTCGAGTCCGACCTCATCGTCTGGACCGCCGGCGTCATGGCCAACCCGGCCATCGTGCGCACGAGCGACCTTCCCGTCGAGGAGCGCGGCCGCATCAAGACGCGTGCCGACCTCCGCGTGGGCGACGACGACGACATCGTCGCCGACGCCTGGGCGGCCGGCGACATCTCGGCGGTCCCCGACCTCACCGGCGGCGGCGTCGGCGGCTACTGCGTGCCGAACGCCCAGCACGCGGTGCGTCAGGGCAAGCTGCTCGCGAAGAACATCGTCGCGGTCCTGCGCGGCGAGGAGCCGAAGCAGTACTTCCACAAGAACCTCGGCGCCGTTGCAGGCCTCGGCATCGGCTCCGGTGTGTTCCAGTCGGGCAAGGTCGCCCTCAAGGGCCTCATCGCCTGGTTCGCGCACCGTGGCTACCACGGCCTCGCGATGCCCAGCTGGGAGCGCAAGTTCCGTGTGTTCTGGGGCTGGTGGAACAACTTCTGGCTCGGTCGCGACGTCGTCTCGCTGAGCGCCGTGCAGCAGCCGCGCGCCCAGTTCGAGGCGTTCGCCGCCCGCCCGAAGCCCGCGGTCGCCGCGGCTCCGGTCGAGCCGGCCGCCGCGCCGAAGGCACCCGCCAAGGCGAAGGCCGCCGCGAAGCCCAAGGCCGAGGCCGCTGCAGCCAAGTAGGGTCGCACCGAAGTAGGTTTGACGCGACGCCGCCTTCGGGCGGCGTCGCGCTCCCGTAGCCCAATCGGCAGAGGCAGGCGACTTAAAATCGCCTCAGTCTGGGTTCGAGTCCCAGCGGGAGCACCGTTCAGGGCGCCGTCTCCGGTGTCGTCTGCCAGATCTCGTCGGTCGGATGTCGGATGTCGTCTGCCGGATGTCGTCTGTCGGCGCGCGCCGAAGAGTCGCCCTCGTCGGCTGATCCGCGCCGGGAAGGGCCGGCCGTCCTCCCTCAGTGATCTCCGCGGGCGACGCGAGCCGCCAGCCGCCGCCGACGGAACCACTTGTCGCCTTCGACGACGACGAGCAGGATCAACGTCAGGCCAATGCATCCCAGCCACTGCCAGCCGGTGAGCGAGACGGTGCCGAGCGCGCGCTGCAGGAAGGGGATCTCGGTCGACGCGACGATGAGCAGCACCGGCCAGACCAGGATCTTCGCGACCGCCGCGATGGGCGCCAGCAGGCCCGACTCGGGCGTGCGGCGCATGAGCAGGGCGCTCAGCACAGTCGCCAGGCCGAGTACGACGTAGGCCATCGTCATCGACGCGGTCGGTTCGGTCGGGCTCGGCGCATCCGGCCCCCAGAGCAGCGGCACGAGCGCGATCAGGAAGATGACGGCGCCGTAGACGAGCCACTCCACGAGCGACACCCGATTGACGACGCCGATCCTCGGGTCGCGTGGCGGGTGGTTCATGATGCCGGGCGGGTTCGCGTCGGCGGCGATCGCGAACACCGCGAACAGGGCGACGAAGAAGTTGATGAACAGCACCTGCGCCGGGAACAGCGCGACGCCCTCGGCGATCGAGAACGCGCTCGCGGCGAGGAACAGCATGATCAGGCTCAGCAGCTGCGTCATCTGGAACCGCAGGTAGGCGGTGATCTTCGAGTAGACGATGCGGCCGATTTCGACGGCGTGCACGAGGGTCGCGAAGTTGTCGTCGGTCAGCACGAGCTTCGCGGCCTGCTTCGTGACCTCCGACCCCGAACCCATGGCCACGCCGATGTTCGCCTGCTTGATCGCCGCCGCGTCGTTCACGGCGTCGCCCGTCATCGCCACGATGGCGCCATCGGCCTGGAGGAGGCGCACCAGCCGCAGCTTGTCGTCTGGGGTGACCCGGCCGAACACGTGCAGGTCGGGCAGCCGGCGCGACAGCTCCTCGTCGGTCATCTGCTTGAGGTCGGCGCCGCTCACGGCCCCGGTGCCGAGGCCGAGTTCTGCGCCGATCGCGCCGGCGGTCACGGCATGGTCACCCGTGATCATGCGCACGTCGATGCCGGCGTTGTGCGCCACCGCGACGGCGTCCTTCGCCTCGGTGCGCAGCGGGTCGACGATGCCGACGATGCCGATGAGCACCAGTTCGGAGACCGACGCCATCGGGTCGGCGGCGATGCGGGCCTCGTCGGCGTCGTCGAGGAATCGGGCGGCGATCGCGAGCGTGCGCAGGCCAGTGGCCGACATCCGCTCGAGCTCGGTGGTCGCGGCATCGGATGCCACGGGCACCACCTCGCGCGTCTCGTCGAGCATCGTCGTGCAGCGCTTGAGCACCACGTCGGGCGCGCCCTTCACGATGAGCACGAGCCGCTGCTCGCCGCGGAACGGGATGCGCTGGAGGGTCGCCATGAACTTGTAGTCGGAGTCGAACGGCACCTCGGCGAGGCGCGGGTAGTCCTTGCGGGCCTGATCGGCGTCGATGCCGAGACGGGCGGCGAGCACGACGAGCGCGGCCTCGGTCGGATCGCCGACGACGTCGCCGTCGGCCGACACCGTCGCGTCGTTCGGGAGGCCGATCGCGAGGCCGAGGGTCGGTGCGTCGATCGCCTCGTCGGAGGTGCCGAGCACCCGGCCGTCGAACGAGTAGCCCTCGCCCGTGACGCGGTACGTGCTGCCGCCGAACCACGCCGTGCGCACGGTCATCATGTTGAGCGTGAGGGTGCCGGTCTTGTCCGAGCAGATCGCACTCGTCGCGCCCAGCGTCTCGACGTCGTTCAGCGAGGTGACGATCGCCCGTTCCTTCGCGAGCTTCGAGGCGCCCCACGCGAGCAGGCTCTGCACGAACACGGGCAGGCCGGTGGGGATCGCCGAGATCGCCACAGCCGTCGCGAGGAACAGCAGCTCGTCGAGGCTCTGACCGCGAGCGAAGCCGATGAGCACGATGACGAGCACCGCGCTCCAGGCGATGATGCCGAGCACCTTCGTGAGGCCGTCGAGCTCGAGCTGCAGCGGCGACTTCTTGTCGCCCACCTGGGTCAGGAGCGACGCGATGCGGCCCATCTGCGTGCGCATGCCGGTCTCGACGACGACGATGCGCGCCGTGCCGCGGGTGACCGACGTGTTCTGGAACACCATCGAGGTGCGGTCGGCGAGCGCCGTGGTCTCGGTGTTCTCGGCAGGGCCCTTCGGGATCGGCAGCGACTCGCCGGTGAGCGAGGACTCCTGGGTCTCGAGGTTCGCCGAGCGGAGGATCCGGCCGTCGGCCGGTACGAGGTCGCCTGACTCGAGGTCGACGATGTCGCCCGTCACGAGCCCCGTCGCATCGATCTGCAGCAGGACGCCGTCGCGCATCACGCGCGCCTTCGGCGTCTGCAGCTTCGCGAGGGCGTCGACGCTCCGGCGGGCCTTCACCTCCTGCTGGGTGCCGGTGATGATGTTGAAGAGCACGAGGACCGCCACGATGATCGCGGTCGTGACCTGCCCGATCAGCAGCGACACGATCGTCACCGCGATGAGCATGAGCGTCATGAGCTCGAGCACCTGGCTGAGCGCGATGCGCCAGACGCTCGGCGGCGGCGCGCTGTGCAGCGCGTTCGGGCCGAGCTCGGCGAGCCGACGGGCGGCCTCGGCCGCGACGAGGCCCGTGCGATCGTCGGTCTCGAGCCGGGTCGTGACGTCGGCGGGCGCGAGGGCCCACCATCCGGTCTCGGGCTGCTCGTCGCGTTGCGCCTGCTCGGCGCCGATCGTGTCCGTCACGAGCGGCGCCCGTTCGCTTCGGTAGATGCCTGCGCGAGCCGTGGGCTCCCGAGTCGTTCGATCATGCCGATTCCCCCTCGACTGCGCGCCGCCGAGGGCGCTTGCGTTGATCGTAGCGTCGGGGATCGGCTCAGGGGAAGGCATCGGCCGACGACATCCGGAGTCCGATGGGGCGGGCGGCCCACGTCATGCGGCGACGCACTGTGAAGGCGTGTTGCGCCCGTTTACCGCGGGAGTCGCGCCCGATTCCGGCGCCGATGATGCGGGGTTAGTGTCGCCCCATGCCCACCATCAACATCGTCGCCGTCTCCGGAAGCCTGCACGCGCCGTCGAAGACCACGGTCCTCACTCGCGAGATCCTCGAGGGGTTCGCGACCGCACTCCGATCCGGCAGCGGGCGCGATCTCGTGATCGAGACGCACCTCATCGAGCTCTCCGACATCGGCCCCGAGTTCGCCGGGGTGCTGAGCCGCAGCGCGCTTCCGCCCGCCGCCGAGGAGGCCCTGCGCCGTATCGAGTCGGCGACCCTGCTCATCGTCGCGAGCCCGGTCTACCGGGCGTCGTTCACCGGGCTCTTCAAGCACGTGTTCGACTTCGTCGGGCAGTACGCCCTC contains:
- the msuE gene encoding FMN reductase; this encodes MPTINIVAVSGSLHAPSKTTVLTREILEGFATALRSGSGRDLVIETHLIELSDIGPEFAGVLSRSALPPAAEEALRRIESATLLIVASPVYRASFTGLFKHVFDFVGQYALIDKPVLLAATGGSDRHSLILEHQFRPLFSFFQALTLPIGVYASDTDFVDYQVDSADLRARIDQAIERGLPVVRSSVLPVSEYVNAW
- a CDS encoding NAD(P)/FAD-dependent oxidoreductase translates to MPKILIVGGGYAGFYTAWKLEKWLRAGEAEVTIVDPLPYMTYQPFLPEVAAGSIEPRHAVVAQRRHLKKTNVVTAKVTGIDHASKSATITPEVGEPWQFDYDIVVVTGGAVSRTFPIPGIADNAIGLKTIEEAVAIRDRVLTNFDKASNLPAGPERDRLLTFVVVGGGFAGIEVFAELRSFASSLLEFYPQLTFDDTHFHLIEAMGRIMPEVSLETSHWVIKHLAQRGAEIHLDTQLQSAVDGVIELSTGESFESDLIVWTAGVMANPAIVRTSDLPVEERGRIKTRADLRVGDDDDIVADAWAAGDISAVPDLTGGGVGGYCVPNAQHAVRQGKLLAKNIVAVLRGEEPKQYFHKNLGAVAGLGIGSGVFQSGKVALKGLIAWFAHRGYHGLAMPSWERKFRVFWGWWNNFWLGRDVVSLSAVQQPRAQFEAFAARPKPAVAAAPVEPAAAPKAPAKAKAAAKPKAEAAAAK
- a CDS encoding cation-translocating P-type ATPase, with amino-acid sequence MTDTIGAEQAQRDEQPETGWWALAPADVTTRLETDDRTGLVAAEAARRLAELGPNALHSAPPPSVWRIALSQVLELMTLMLIAVTIVSLLIGQVTTAIIVAVLVLFNIITGTQQEVKARRSVDALAKLQTPKARVMRDGVLLQIDATGLVTGDIVDLESGDLVPADGRILRSANLETQESSLTGESLPIPKGPAENTETTALADRTSMVFQNTSVTRGTARIVVVETGMRTQMGRIASLLTQVGDKKSPLQLELDGLTKVLGIIAWSAVLVIVLIGFARGQSLDELLFLATAVAISAIPTGLPVFVQSLLAWGASKLAKERAIVTSLNDVETLGATSAICSDKTGTLTLNMMTVRTAWFGGSTYRVTGEGYSFDGRVLGTSDEAIDAPTLGLAIGLPNDATVSADGDVVGDPTEAALVVLAARLGIDADQARKDYPRLAEVPFDSDYKFMATLQRIPFRGEQRLVLIVKGAPDVVLKRCTTMLDETREVVPVASDAATTELERMSATGLRTLAIAARFLDDADEARIAADPMASVSELVLIGIVGIVDPLRTEAKDAVAVAHNAGIDVRMITGDHAVTAGAIGAELGLGTGAVSGADLKQMTDEELSRRLPDLHVFGRVTPDDKLRLVRLLQADGAIVAMTGDAVNDAAAIKQANIGVAMGSGSEVTKQAAKLVLTDDNFATLVHAVEIGRIVYSKITAYLRFQMTQLLSLIMLFLAASAFSIAEGVALFPAQVLFINFFVALFAVFAIAADANPPGIMNHPPRDPRIGVVNRVSLVEWLVYGAVIFLIALVPLLWGPDAPSPTEPTASMTMAYVVLGLATVLSALLMRRTPESGLLAPIAAVAKILVWPVLLIVASTEIPFLQRALGTVSLTGWQWLGCIGLTLILLVVVEGDKWFRRRRLAARVARGDH